The DNA region TAAAGTGACGAATAAAGGCAAGCGGCATAGCGTAACGTTTCTTCCATTAGATCGACGAGGCGTTTGCTTTACCGTGATGCTGCCTGATGTAATTGCTCGAGTCGATGATGAGAACCCATTACTGGAGCACGACTTTGATCGTCAAGTTGAGTTGTTAGCCGAGCAGTTTAAAGATTTTGAGTAGGGTGACTAACAGTTTAAGACTCGGGATTTGTGCACGAGTATTCATTTGAAACTAGACATTTTGTTAAGGTCTAAACTCTGATTTGCATCGTATAGTTGAAGGACTTCTTGATTAACGGCTATTAGAAATTTACTATTAGCTATGCGTCACTTTTGGCGAGTTTTTAGCAAATGTAGGGAAAAGAGGTTGATGGTTGGTAAAAATTTATTATTGGGTGGATTCTTGTTGTGTTCATCATTCGCTGTTACCGCCGCAGAGAAGCCTGTGTATTCCTGCCAAAGTGCAACAAAGCTAGGTTATTCGATGACTTGGACTGGTGCTGAGAACGGAACTGCGGTCAGCGAGCGAGGAGGGCGCTATTGGGCTTTCATTGGTGAAAGTATTCGATTTTTCATGAAAACTCGCTTTCGTAAAGATGTCGGAGAGTTTTGGGTTGCGCATTCTCACACAGATATTAACTACGCTCCCAATAACGTATATCGGCTAGAACTGACAACAAAAAAACAAGGGGATCATGGTGAGTTTCGCCTTGATAGCCCTTGGTTTAAAGGTAAGACTCTTGAGTCTTCAGGCTTTTTTGAGTTCACAACACGTGAACTCTCACCAACGGATGAACCCTGTATTGAAGGACGCGGAGAAGTCGTCTTTGAAGACGATAAGCAGCAAAGAGTCACCGTTAATGTAGAGTTCGCTCTCGATATTTCTGGGCGTAAATACCGTCAGTGACCACAACACTGAGCGCGCTTCGATGGTTTTTAAAGCTGTTCAAGTCTTGTTCAAGATTGAAACGTCAAACATCTAAGCGTTTAGAGCAAGAAGGATCGTTTTGCTGGGTTTAAGGCTGTAAGACTTGGGTATGCCAAGTGCTATTTTGCCAATGGAAAACCAGCCGATGATGCAGACGGTGTTGCAAGCCTTGCCAAAACTCAATTCGCACCGGCGTAATCTTGTAACCACCCCAATGGGAAGGACGTTTGATCGGAGCGCTTTTATGCTGCTCAGCTATCGACTGGTAGCGCGCCTCCAATGCATCAAATGAATCGATAGGTTGACTCTGCGATGAGGCAATAGCCGCTAATTGACTACCTTCGGGTCGAGAGTAAAAGTATTGATCGGATTGCTCTTCAGATACTTTCTCGACGGTTCCCTCTATTCGAACTTGCCGTTGAAACTGAGACCACCAAAAATTGGCGCAAATGGCCGGGTTCATTGCCAGTTCTCGACCTTTTCTTGATTGATAGTTGGTATAAAACACAAAACCACTCTCATCAAACTCTTTTAGTAATACGACTCGACAGTCGGGGGTTGTTTGCTCACTGATAGTCGCAATGGTCATTCCGTTGTAGTACTCCGGATCTTGCTCTTTGGCTTGCATAAACCAGTCGTTGAACAGTTTAAAGGGTGATTGATTTTCTGCATCGTTTAAACTCATGAGACCTCCTACGCGTTTCTTTCAGCGATAAATTGTGTCGAACCAGTCGATCGAACGAGAGAATGATGATGGTGCTCGTGCATTGAACTCGGCGCATCGGTCTCTGACGGAGAAGCGTGCTGGTGACTTCCGCTTATCATTGGCCATAGGGCAAGAGAGCCCAGAGCAATCATCGAAATCGCTATCAAGGTTCTTGCCACACGAGTTTTAAGCCATTTATTCAACTGACTAAATCCGATTCCCATTAATAGCATCGGAAAGAAAGTTCCAAGACCAAAGCTCAACATAAACAAAGCACTTAACGAAAGCTCGCCTTGACCAAGGGCGATAGTGATTGCGGTGTAGACCAAACCACAGGGCAATAAGCCCCATAGTATTCCCGAGGCGTAAGCTTGAACGAGTGAGCGTGAAGGGTTCAATCGTTTAGTGATTGGTTGGATTCGCTGCCAAATTCCGCGTCCTAGAAATTCCAAGGAGTGAAACAATTGGCGCTGAAGCAACATGGCTAAGCCAGCACCTATCAGTGCGGCTGCGGCAATGATTCGCAATATTTTTAAAAACATTAAATTATCGCTCACGTTTCCGATCAACCCAACCGCGATACCCAGTAAGAGGTAAGTACTCATGCGACCCATATTATAGGTGGTCGTGGTAACTAAGGTACGAGAAAAGCTTTGTTGTTTAGTTGATAGCGAAAAGGCCGTCACAATTGGACCACACATGCCAACGCAATGTAAGCTTCCGCCAAGCCCTAACAGCAGTCCCGCAAGAATCGCTTCAATCATTCAGTTGTTGCTCCTGAGCCAATTGTTGTATTGAACGCTGGTATTGTGTAAAAAGTTCAATAAACTCGTCTTGATGTCGATCAAGTGAAGTGACCGGAATGTAAAGATCGGCACCTAAAAACATTTTAAGTTGTGCCAGTCTTGCTGCGAACATGCCTTTGAGTCCGTCAAACCGTTGCCCAGAGTCTCCGCGCCAAGTTTCAGTATCTTCTTGCAACTGTTGAACGTCATCGCCGCGATATTGAGCTTCCATAAGCGCAACGTGGAGCAAAGAGCGGTATTCATGAAACAAACTTTTTGCGGCGCGTAACGAAATGGTTTGTATAACGGCTTCTCTATTCCATAGCTTTAAACCCAAGTAGTGAAGCTCAGTTTTTCCTTGTCCTTTATTGACCTGCAAAGTCGATAGCCCAATTATATTTGACCATTCGATAAGTACTTCACCGTGTCTGACTCGCCAACAAAATCCTTGTGGTGATAAGACGAAGCTTACTTTAGGCTCTTGCCACTTAAACAAACCCAATAGCACGAGAACAATACCTGGCATAAGCGCAAGGTAGCCAAACATTGAATATTGCCACTGCAGTGCCACTAACCCCAAGGCTGACATAAATAGGCCGGCGACAATAAAGGTGACATGATTGCGACGAGCCATTGGGGCAATATGAATAGTTTGTGGTTGACGTTTTTCCATGATTTTTTTGATCAACCGTGACGTTCATATATCGGAAGACAAAGTAACATTACAATCTGCATCGGCCTGCTCAATATTTTGGGGGAGTACCAGAGTCATTTGACGACTCTGCATCTTGTGATGAAACATCTTCTGGAGTCGCTGCTGCAGATGGATGAACTGTTCTAGCGTTTTTTTCCGAAACGTTATTTTTTTGCTCGGACATGGGATCGCTATCATCATCAAATAATATTTTGTAAGCTGGCGATTCTAAATCGGAGTATTGATCACTTTTTACAGCCCAAATAAAAGCAGCGATAGCAATGGCCAGTATAAAAATCGCTACTGGAATTAGCCAATACATTATTTCCATAATGAATCCTTTAATGCCGCTCGCCGCAAAATGCGCTGTTGGAACTAGACAATGTTACAATACGGCGATCTTAACGAGTTCATGACGCGACTACAACCGTTGTTCACAGGTGAATCTCTATTAAATTATACCTTCGAGCGAATAGCTTGATTCTTGCTTAATCTTAGCTTGCCCGTGCATCGCTTGCTTATTCATTAGAAGGTAAACGAAAAAGGAAATAAACATTTTGGAATCCATCGTAACACTCGTGATTGCCTCTGCATTATTGTTGGGGTCACCAGGACCAACACCCATTTTTCTTGCGCTGGTGGGCGCGACGGTGGGTGTTCGTCGAGGTTTGGTCTTTTTACTGGGTGTATTGTCTGGATTATTCATTATTTTACTATTGGCTATTTTCGGGTTGAATGAAGTTTTACGAACCAGCCCGACATTCATAAATATTCTTCAATGGGTTGGTTTGTTGTACATTATCTTTTTAGCTTGGAAAATTGTGCACGCAAAGCCACCCATTGACTCGAGTTCATTAGTTGAGCAGACGGGGCAGTTAAAGATAGGGTTTCTTCATGGCGTATGGCTCAACTTAACCAACCCCAAAGCCTATGCCGCGATTCTTGCGTTGATGGCTCCGTATATTGAGTCTATTCAAGCGGATGCTGAGGTTGTTAAGTTAACCGTTTTGGGTGCATTGATGTGCTTAGCAACCGCCGCTGTGGTCGACTTTCTGTGGCTATTGCTTGGCCCTTTGTTGAGAGGTGTGTTTTTCCACTCCACCTATGGCAAAGCCGTTAGAGTGGTTTTGGTGAGTATTATGATTGGTGTTGTCGCGTTAGCGGTCTTTTAATCGCTTAGTAAACTCTTTGACTGATAATAGAGTGGCTCTATCCTTGCTCGGTGTGTGTCTTAATTTCCGTTTGAGCACCTGTTTTAACAAAACCGCCAGAAGATCTTTCGATGACGGAGTCTCAAAGCATTGAGCACAACCACAATAGAGCTTGTGGTCATTCCGATAGCGGCTAACCAAGGTGGAATCCAGCCCATCGCGGCGAATGGAATGGCAATCAAATTATACGCTAAGGCCCACGTCAGGTTTTGTCGGATAATCCGCTGCGTTTTTTTGGCTAGGCTTAACACCTCAGTCAGATGTAATAACTGATTAGCTGTTAAAACGGCATCGGCATTCAGTTGGGTAATGTCTGCTGCGGTGTCGACCGCGATGCCAATATCGGCTTGCGCCAAAACGACGGTGTCATTAATGCCATCTCCGAGCATTAAAACTCGCTCTCCTTGCTGTTGCAGTTGAGCAATTAATGCTGCCTTTTGCTCAGGTAACTGATGCCCAAAAGCAGAATCTGCGTTTAACTTTCGAGCGATATTATCCACTCTAGGCTGCTTATCGCCACTGAGAATCATGGTTTTGATGTGACGGCGATGCAACTCATCGAACAAACGCTTGGCACCAGGCTTCAGAGAATCGGATAACCAGAAGCAAGCGATGATTTTATGATCGCACGATAAATAAACATCCATATCGCACTCACCAGGGATTAACGTTGGCTTGCCAGTGATTGATTCGGTCAGTGTCGACTCTCCATTTTGGCAGAACTCGGCTGTGCCAACTCTAAACTCATGGCCATTGAAGTGTCCGATCACGCCTTGACCAATAACGTGTTCTATTGGGTCTAACGGTAATACTTGATATTCATTTTGAGTCAGTGCTTGAGCGATCGGGTGCGTTTGAAAGCGCTCGAGTGAGCCTGCAATATTTTTGATTAATTCTGTTGGGTAGCTTTGATCAAATACTTGAACATCACGCAGAGATAGTTGGCCTTCGGTTAGGGTACCTGTCTTATCAAATGCCGCCAGCGTAATACCTTCTAGTGCCGGCAAGGCATCAGGCTTTAAAATTAAAAATCCGGTTTGGCTTAGGTGATGACTGGCGGCCGTTAGTGCGGTCGGTGTTGCCAGCGACAGGGCACAGGGGCAGCTTACGACAAGAACACTGAGAGCAATCCAAAAGGCTTTTTCAGGGTCGATGTTGAACCAAATCAAATAAACAATACTGACGATGAGCAAAATAGCGAAAACAAAATAATGTGCGACACGATCGGTTAAGTGAGCGATTGCAGGACGCGCTTGCGCCGCTTCTAACGTCATTCTCTGAAGAGCCGATAGGTAAGTACTTTCACCAATCGCCGTCACTTCAATTTGAACCGCTTGTTGAATGTTCGTACTCCCAGCTAGAACGCGATCGCCAACTTGTTTCGAAACCGCCTGTGACTCGCCGGTTAACATGGACTCGTTAATCGAAGTCTTTCCTTGAGTAACTGTGCCATCAACGGGAATCGTATCGCCCGCTTTGATAATGAGCGTATCACCGGTTTTAACTTGATAAAGAGGAATGGTTTTATCTTCATGTTCGTCATGCCGGATTACGGCGAGAGGAAGCATTTGACGTTGAGTTTGCGTGGCAACGAGTGAGCGTACTCTGACACGATGTTCTAAGAAACGACCCAGTAACAAGAAAAAGATAAACATAGAAACTGAGTCAAAGTAAACCGTTCCAATTTCTCGAATGGTAGCAATGATGCTGGCGACAAATGCGCAACTTATCGCGATAACTACAGGAACATCCATGACTAGGTGGCGTGCTTTTAATCCGTACCAAGCATTTCGAAAAAAAGGAAAACCGGAGTAGAGCACAATGGGTAACGCCACAATACCGCTAACCCAGTGTAAGAAGCTTTCTTGCTGAGCAGTTAAATCATTACCATCGCTAATATACAATCCCAACGCAAACATCATTATTTGCATCATGCCGAGACCGGCCACTCCTAAGCGCATTAGATATTGGCGACTTTCTTGGCGAACTTTTTTTTCGAACTGATTTTGTTGGAAAGGGTAAGCACGGTAACCAAGACTGATGAGCAGTTTTAATATTTTGCTTAAAGAAAGTTGAGAGTCTTGCCATTTGACTTTGAGTCGATGAGTGACTGGATTAACCTGAATAGAGTCTATGCCTGGCTCTTTTGCCAATCTTGTTTCTATTAACCAACTGCAGGCTGCACAGGTGATTCCCTCGATACCGAGTTCGGCGGTTTTTTGGTGTTGACTGGATGAAACAAAATCTTGCTGGATAAACGAGTCATCCATCAACGATAACTCGATAAGCTGCTGCGGGATCAGCTCTTTTGGTTTCGCGCCACTATCGGTTCGAAAGTTGTAATAGTCGTCTAAATTATTTTCAATAATTGCTGAAGCAACTGAGCGACAGCCTACGCAGCAAAACTCTCGGGTTTTTCCCTTCCATTGTAGGGTTTCATCAATGCCGTCAGGTATTGGCTCATCGCAGTGAAAACAAGAAGTAGTCATTCTGCCGATAAAGTCACGCTAGGGTCTTGCATTGGGTGCCAGCGTTGGCGAATCTCCCAGGTATCTTTTGGAGACCAGAGTTTCAATCGATAGTTAAAACTGGCCAATTGAGCTGCGTCAACTTGATAAGTATTCGGTGCGACTTTATTTAGCACTAACGTAAAGTCTCTATCGGCTCTTGCTGGGTGTTGTACAAACAAATAAAGAAGTGGCTCATCAAAACCAACAGGCGCATCAATCGTTAACTGTTTGTTTGAAAGCGTTAGTTGAAAAGATAGACCGAGGCGAGCGGCTTCGTGTTGACGTTCTTTTGTTTCATTGATCGCTAAGCCTTTTTTAAAATAGTCACCCGTTACCATTTGGTGACTGTTCTCGATACTTATCCATAAAGTGATTAAGCCAGCGATGACAACGCTACCAGGTAACGCAATTAAAAACCATGGCCAAAATTGTTTGTACCAAGGTTGAATATCTTTGTCTTGAGGTGATTCTGTCATAGTGTATTCGTCTTAACCAAAATTAACGTCCAAGCGCAGGGCCAATGAAGCGAGCTTCTTGAGTTTGTTCTATCGATGTGTCTTCAACCGATTGCACCTTAAAATAGATTGCATTACTGGTAGATTTTAGGTCACCTGGATCAACGGCAAGGCGATAGCTTAACGTTTTTATTTGACCTGACTCGACTGAAAACTCAGTTTCGCCAGTAAGTTTTAAGTCAGGTAAGCCGCTCACAGAAAGCTGGAATGTTCGAGTTTCTTGGTCCATATTCGCAACTTTAATGGTGTAAACGTTTTGAATGAGTCCTTCGTTGGTCTCAACATACAGTCGTTGACGATCACGAATAATATCTAACTCAATCGGTGTACGATAAGCAAGCGCTACGGCAAAAGCGATCATCAGTGCGGATAAAAGCGCGCCATACAAATAGGTTTTAGGGCGTAACAGTTTCGTTTCTTTGCCGTTCATGGAGTGTTCTGTCGCGTAACGAATAAGACCTTTCTCATAGCCCATTTTGTCCATAACATCGTCACACACATCGATGCAGGCAGCACAAGCGATGCACTCGTATTGAAGGCCTTTACGAATGTCGATGCCGGTCGGACAAACATGCACACACTGCTTGCAGTCGATGCAGTCACCAAGACCTTTTTCTTTGTATTGTGTATCGTCTTTTTTTCGATGACCCCGTGACTCACCACGCTTTTCGTCGTAGGCAATAATTAAGGTGTCTTCGTCGAACATGGCACTTTGAAAACGTGCATAGGGACACATGTACAGACACACTTGCTCGCGTAACCAGCCTGCATTACCGTAAGTGGCTAACGCATAAAAGAAGACCCAAAACATTTCCCAAGGGCCTAAAGTCCACTCGATCAAGCTAACAGTCAGTTCTTTGATGGGGGAGAAGAAGCCGACAAATGTGTAGCCAGTAAAAAGAGCGAAAGACAACCAGAGAAAATGTTTGGCGGCTTTCAAAAAAACTTTTCTGGGGCTCCAGTCTTGTTTATCAAGTTTCATTCGTTGATTGCGATCGCCTTCAACAAAGCGTTCAATCCAAATGAAGGTTTCTGTCCAAACTGTTTGCGGACAAGCATAGCCGCACCACAACCTTCCCGCTAAAGAGGTAAAGAAAAATAAAGCTAAGGCAGCAATAATGAGTAGTGCAGTAAGAAAAATGAAGTCTTGAGGCCAGAAAGTAATGCCGAATAAATGAAACTGTCGCGCTGGCAAATCTAGGAGTATCGCTTGGCGGCCGTTCCAAGTGAGCCATGGCCCAATGTAAAAAAATCCAAGCAGTGCCCACACTGAGAAAACTCGAAGTCTAGCAAAGATGCCGTGAACTTGGCGGGGATAGATTTTATCAGCAGATTGATATAAGTCGCGGGTGCGCTTTACTTGCTTATCTGACTTAGACATGATGAACCTTTTAACAAGAGCGCGGCCTAAGCCGCGCTAATATGATCAAGATTTTATTGATTAGATAAACTGTAGACATAAGCTGCAACAAGGTGCAGTTTTGCGTCTCCAAGTATTTCTTGATGCGCTGGCATGTTGCCATTTCGGCCATTACGAATGGTGCGCGCAATGACTTTACGAGAGCGGCCATATAACCACACATCATCGGTTAAGTTGGGAGCGCCTAACATTTGATTACCCTTTGCATCGGCACCGTGACAAGCGACACAGTTTGCAGCAAACAGTTTTTCACCGGCTTGAATTTCTTTTTCTGGAGCACTCATTCCCGATAGGCTTGCAACATAACTGGTCAGTTGCGAAATTTGTTCTTCGTTGAGTTGTTCTCCAAACGCAATCATCATGCCTTGACGACCATTTTGCAAGGTTTCAACAATCTTCTCTGGTGTGCCGCCGTATAACCAATCATTATCGGTTAAGTTTGGAAAGCCAGGAGCTCCCGAAGCATCACTACCATGGCAAGCCGCACAAACGTTCAAGAACAAGCGACGACCAATATCCATTGCTTTTTCATCTTTGATC from Pleionea litopenaei includes:
- the ccoS gene encoding cbb3-type cytochrome oxidase assembly protein CcoS; the protein is MEIMYWLIPVAIFILAIAIAAFIWAVKSDQYSDLESPAYKILFDDDSDPMSEQKNNVSEKNARTVHPSAAATPEDVSSQDAESSNDSGTPPKY
- a CDS encoding DUF2982 domain-containing protein; translation: MEKRQPQTIHIAPMARRNHVTFIVAGLFMSALGLVALQWQYSMFGYLALMPGIVLVLLGLFKWQEPKVSFVLSPQGFCWRVRHGEVLIEWSNIIGLSTLQVNKGQGKTELHYLGLKLWNREAVIQTISLRAAKSLFHEYRSLLHVALMEAQYRGDDVQQLQEDTETWRGDSGQRFDGLKGMFAARLAQLKMFLGADLYIPVTSLDRHQDEFIELFTQYQRSIQQLAQEQQLND
- the pdxH gene encoding pyridoxamine 5'-phosphate oxidase; the encoded protein is MSLNDAENQSPFKLFNDWFMQAKEQDPEYYNGMTIATISEQTTPDCRVVLLKEFDESGFVFYTNYQSRKGRELAMNPAICANFWWSQFQRQVRIEGTVEKVSEEQSDQYFYSRPEGSQLAAIASSQSQPIDSFDALEARYQSIAEQHKSAPIKRPSHWGGYKITPVRIEFWQGLQHRLHHRLVFHWQNSTWHTQVLQP
- a CDS encoding LysE family translocator; the protein is MESIVTLVIASALLLGSPGPTPIFLALVGATVGVRRGLVFLLGVLSGLFIILLLAIFGLNEVLRTSPTFINILQWVGLLYIIFLAWKIVHAKPPIDSSSLVEQTGQLKIGFLHGVWLNLTNPKAYAAILALMAPYIESIQADAEVVKLTVLGALMCLATAAVVDFLWLLLGPLLRGVFFHSTYGKAVRVVLVSIMIGVVALAVF
- the ccoG gene encoding cytochrome c oxidase accessory protein CcoG; its protein translation is MSKSDKQVKRTRDLYQSADKIYPRQVHGIFARLRVFSVWALLGFFYIGPWLTWNGRQAILLDLPARQFHLFGITFWPQDFIFLTALLIIAALALFFFTSLAGRLWCGYACPQTVWTETFIWIERFVEGDRNQRMKLDKQDWSPRKVFLKAAKHFLWLSFALFTGYTFVGFFSPIKELTVSLIEWTLGPWEMFWVFFYALATYGNAGWLREQVCLYMCPYARFQSAMFDEDTLIIAYDEKRGESRGHRKKDDTQYKEKGLGDCIDCKQCVHVCPTGIDIRKGLQYECIACAACIDVCDDVMDKMGYEKGLIRYATEHSMNGKETKLLRPKTYLYGALLSALMIAFAVALAYRTPIELDIIRDRQRLYVETNEGLIQNVYTIKVANMDQETRTFQLSVSGLPDLKLTGETEFSVESGQIKTLSYRLAVDPGDLKSTSNAIYFKVQSVEDTSIEQTQEARFIGPALGR
- a CDS encoding heavy metal translocating P-type ATPase — its product is MTTSCFHCDEPIPDGIDETLQWKGKTREFCCVGCRSVASAIIENNLDDYYNFRTDSGAKPKELIPQQLIELSLMDDSFIQQDFVSSSQHQKTAELGIEGITCAACSWLIETRLAKEPGIDSIQVNPVTHRLKVKWQDSQLSLSKILKLLISLGYRAYPFQQNQFEKKVRQESRQYLMRLGVAGLGMMQIMMFALGLYISDGNDLTAQQESFLHWVSGIVALPIVLYSGFPFFRNAWYGLKARHLVMDVPVVIAISCAFVASIIATIREIGTVYFDSVSMFIFFLLLGRFLEHRVRVRSLVATQTQRQMLPLAVIRHDEHEDKTIPLYQVKTGDTLIIKAGDTIPVDGTVTQGKTSINESMLTGESQAVSKQVGDRVLAGSTNIQQAVQIEVTAIGESTYLSALQRMTLEAAQARPAIAHLTDRVAHYFVFAILLIVSIVYLIWFNIDPEKAFWIALSVLVVSCPCALSLATPTALTAASHHLSQTGFLILKPDALPALEGITLAAFDKTGTLTEGQLSLRDVQVFDQSYPTELIKNIAGSLERFQTHPIAQALTQNEYQVLPLDPIEHVIGQGVIGHFNGHEFRVGTAEFCQNGESTLTESITGKPTLIPGECDMDVYLSCDHKIIACFWLSDSLKPGAKRLFDELHRRHIKTMILSGDKQPRVDNIARKLNADSAFGHQLPEQKAALIAQLQQQGERVLMLGDGINDTVVLAQADIGIAVDTAADITQLNADAVLTANQLLHLTEVLSLAKKTQRIIRQNLTWALAYNLIAIPFAAMGWIPPWLAAIGMTTSSIVVVLNALRLRHRKIFWRFC
- a CDS encoding sulfite exporter TauE/SafE family protein; translation: MIEAILAGLLLGLGGSLHCVGMCGPIVTAFSLSTKQQSFSRTLVTTTTYNMGRMSTYLLLGIAVGLIGNVSDNLMFLKILRIIAAAALIGAGLAMLLQRQLFHSLEFLGRGIWQRIQPITKRLNPSRSLVQAYASGILWGLLPCGLVYTAITIALGQGELSLSALFMLSFGLGTFFPMLLMGIGFSQLNKWLKTRVARTLIAISMIALGSLALWPMISGSHQHASPSETDAPSSMHEHHHHSLVRSTGSTQFIAERNA
- the ccoP gene encoding cytochrome-c oxidase, cbb3-type subunit III, whose protein sequence is MSNFWSWWIIIITAIIIVGSFVVLHLTRKMEDNGEETTGHVYDGIEEYNNPLPKWWLNMFYITLIFSIGYLILYPGLGSYKGYYNWTQESSWEEEVAQAEELYGPVFAQYQNTPIPQLIKDEKAMDIGRRLFLNVCAACHGSDASGAPGFPNLTDNDWLYGGTPEKIVETLQNGRQGMMIAFGEQLNEEQISQLTSYVASLSGMSAPEKEIQAGEKLFAANCVACHGADAKGNQMLGAPNLTDDVWLYGRSRKVIARTIRNGRNGNMPAHQEILGDAKLHLVAAYVYSLSNQ
- a CDS encoding FixH family protein, whose amino-acid sequence is MTESPQDKDIQPWYKQFWPWFLIALPGSVVIAGLITLWISIENSHQMVTGDYFKKGLAINETKERQHEAARLGLSFQLTLSNKQLTIDAPVGFDEPLLYLFVQHPARADRDFTLVLNKVAPNTYQVDAAQLASFNYRLKLWSPKDTWEIRQRWHPMQDPSVTLSAE